The genomic interval TCGAGGTTGACGTTGTCGGTGCTGGCGCAGGCGATGGTCGCCGACTGCGACCGGCGCACGGCGGCGTCGTCGGCGACCTGGCCGGGCACCAGCACGACCGCGCGGTCGGCCGGGAAGGCATGCGTCCGGCTGCGGCCGAAATTGTATTTCGACAGGCGGGCGGCGACGATGGCGCGACCGAGGGCGGCGGCACGCGCACGCTCGTCGGCGGTCAGTTCGCGGGTCTCCAGCAGGACCTCGAGCCGACTCGGGCGCGACGGGTCGTAGTAGATGCCGAGGTCGTCAGCGGCGAGCGAGGCGCCGCGGGCGAGGCCGGCGCCGAGGCCTACGGAACGCAGGAAGCCGTCCTCGATGCGCAAGAGCGGCACGCCGGCGGCCGCGCAGGCGATCTCCAGCTCCGGCGGCGTCTTACCGGCCCAGGACAGGATACGGCCGCCGGCGGCCTGCGCGGCGGCCAGGGCGGTCGGGGCGGCCTCAGGACCGTCGCAGAAGGTGACCGAGCCGCCGCAGCCGGTGAAGGTGGCGCGGATGGCCGCGTGGTTCCAGGTCTGGGAGCCGATACAGAAGGACGGCCGGTCGTTGTCGGCCCAGCTCTTCGCCAACAGGGCGGCGGTGTCGAGCGCGTCGCGGGCGGCCATCGGCGCGCCGTCGTAAGGATCGAGCCAGCGCAGGACCGACAGGACAGAGGCCGCGACACCGTCGCCGTCGATCAGCGCTGCGAGCGAGCCCGGCGGCGCGACGACCGGCCAGCCGCACAGGCGGGCATAGAGCGCGAGGGTCTCGTCGTCGGCGACCAGGGACGCGGCGCCGCGCAGCAGCGGCAGCGGATTGCCCCCTGCTCCGGCATCGATCCCGGTTCCTGCGGTGACGATCCGGTAGCCGCCGTCCGGCGCCGGCGCCAGAACGGTCTGCCCGGCCTCCGGCGGGATCGGCACGTCAGGACCGATAACGCGCTGCGCAGCGACGACGGCACCCGACAGGCCCGCCTGCTGCGGATCGAGCGGATCGAGCCGGTACCAGGGATCGGGCGGTGCGGCCCGCCACTGCGCGAGCAGGCGCGCGGCCTCGCCTCCCTGCGTCGACGCGGCGCCGTCGGCCAGACCGGCGCGCAGGGCCGCGGCGAGGCTGTCGCTGTCGCGCAGGCGGTCGGGCGACAGCTCGATCAGCCCGAGCGCGGCGGGAAAGGGCGCTGCCGTCTGCGGCAGCGGACCGGGAAAGACCAGGACGAGCGAAGCGCGGCGGGCGAGCGCCTTGTGCCGCGCCGCCGCGAAGGCCGCGGCACCGAGGCCGCAGAGCAGAACCTCGCCGGTCGCGAATCGCGGCAGCCATGGCGCCCGAAGCCGCCAGCCGGTCGCACGCGCAATGGCTGCGGCGAGCGGCGCCAACGCCGGGTCGGCAAGACGCGCCGCGCGGATCACAGCGGCACGCCCATGGCGCGGGCGCGGGCGAGCCGCGGCGGCGGATCGACGAAGGCGTCGGGCTCGTTGAGGCTGCGCTCGAGCAGGCGCGTGACCATGTTGCGCGCGGCGGCCTCCAGGCCCTCGCGGTTGTGGATCGAGCCGCGCACCTGGATGGCGGCGGCGATCGCCCGCACATAGGCGTCGACCAGTCCGGCGTCGGGAGGCTGAGGCGCGCGCCAGAAGCCGTCGAGGTCGCCCTGGTGGGTCATGCCGACGATGTCGAAATGGGCCGGCACCAGCGTCTTGACTGGGCGACTGGCCTGCAGCGCCTCCAGCCCGGCGGTGCTGTTGACGGTGACGACGCCGGCGGTGCGCTCGAACAGCGGCCTGAGGCTGCCGCCGTCGAGGAAGACGATCCGGTCGTCGAGGCCGAGGGCTTCGCCGGTGCGGCGCACGCGATCCGGCCAGCCCTCGACGCCGGCGTCGAGCGGATGGGTCTTGAGGACGAGACGGGCCTCGTTCGGGGCATGGGCGGCGAAGGAAGCCAGTACCAGGTCGATCACCTCGCCGAAACTTGCAAAGGGCGAATGGGCGCGCAGCTGGAAATCGCCTTCGAGCTGCAGCGGCAGAACGAAGAAGGGCGCAGCCGAGGCGAACAGCTCCGCGATCTGCGCGCCGGCCCGCCGGTCGCGCCGGGCCTTGCCGAGCAGGCGCCAGCCGGCGCGCAGATACTCGAGCACGGGATGGTAGATCGTGTGGCGGCGGAAGTGCGGATAGAGGAACCAGAGGGCGACGTTGGTCAGGTTGTAGACCACGTCGGGCGCGGCCTCCAGGAAGAAGGAGGTCGGGTAGCGGGGCGACAGATCGATGGCGCCGGCAGCGGCCGCGATGCGCCGAATATGGCCGGGATCGGTCGGGAAGTGGCTCAGCGTCGACAGGCCGCCGCGTTCGATGGTCATCCAGCCGGGCCGCAGGTAGCCGAGTTCGGTCGCAGCAACCGCGATGCCGCGCGCCGCCGCGCACTCGACCGCGATGCGGTGATAGACACGCCGGTCGCCATGCAGGACCAGATCGGTGATCGACAGGTCGTCCATCAGGGCACCGACATGGGCGCGCCAGTCGGCGATGCGGCCGCGATAGGAGCGGCAGCCGGGCCCCTGCCAGTGCAGCCAGTCGCCGGCGCACAGGTTGACCCGGTGCACCTCGTGGCCGGCGGCACGCAGCAGTTCGCCCATGCGACGGAACAGCGGACAGAGCGGCCCCTGCAGGAACAGGAAGCGGCGCGGCAGGGCGGCTGCCGGCAGCGGCGGCGAGCCGAGGTCGAGGTCAGCCGCGCCAAGCACGGGACCATCTTTCGGTCTTGCCGCGGGTTGCGAGCTGGTCGGCGAAGGTTGTGGGGATGTTCTGGGCCCTAGCCCTTTCGAGGCGGGGGGGTGGGTCGACGCGGGCGCCGGGCTGGTTGAGGGTGCCGGCGGCAAGGCGCAGCGCCATGGCGCGCGCGCCGGCGCGCCGGCCGCGCTCGGTGTAGAAGTTGCCCTTGACCTGGATCGACGCCGCCAGCAGCCGCTCCAGCGCCTCCAGCAGCTGCGGATCGGGGCGCGTGCGGTCCGACCAGAACGCGTCCAGCGGGCCCTGGCTGGTCAGGCCGGCGATGTCGTAGAGCGCGATGCCCAGCACCTTGGTCGGGCAGCCGACCCTGAGCGCATGGATGCCGGTCGTGCTGTTGATGGTCAGCGCGCCCTTGGCGTGTTCCAGCAGCCGGTTCAGGTTGCCGCCGTCGATCACGTAGATGCGCTTGCGCACCCCGTAGCGGCGCGCGATCCCCTTCAGCAGCCGCCGCCACGGCTCGATGCCCTGGTCGAGCGGGTGGATCTTGAACACCAGCCGCGCCGACACCGGTGCCGCCTTGGCAAACGAGCGGATCACCTCCTCCGCCGCCTCGCCGATGTGGTCGTAGGGCGCGTTGTAGCGCAGCTGGTAGTCGCTCTGCAGCTGCAGCGGGAACACGTAATAGGGCAGACCCGTGCCGATCAGATCGTCGATCAGGTGCTCCGCGTTGGTGTCGCGCCAGCGCGCCAGCGCCAGGCGCGGCGCCATGCGCAGGTATTCCGCCAGCGGATGGTAGAACTTGTCGCGCACGTAGCGCCGATAGGCCAGCGGAGCCAGCAGCACGTTGGCCAGGTTGTAGACCACCTCCGCCGCCGCCTCGCGCCAGAACGCATAGGGATACAGCGGCCGCCGGTCGATCGCCGGCAGACCCGCGGCCGCCGACAGGATCAGCGCCGGATCGTCCGGGAACAGCGAATGCGCCGACATGCCGTTGCGCTCCAGCGTGATCCAGTCCGGCCGCAGGTAGCCGAACTCGTAGGCCGCGCAGGCGATCCCCAGACGCCCCGCCACCTCCGCCGCCGCCACGTGATAGGGCTGGCGGTCGGCGTAATAGACCAGGTCGCTCGCCCCGACCCGGCGCAGGAACCCCTCCAGCCAGGCCGGAAACCCCGCAAGGCTGCCCCGGTACGACGTGCAGCGCCGGTCGTGCCAGTCCAGCCAGTCGCCCGGACACAGGTTGACCCGCAGCGTGCGGTGGCCGAGCAGCTCAAGCTCGTCGGCCAGCGTGCGCGCGAAGATCGACGGCGGTCCCTGCAGGAACACGAACACCCGCTCCGACCCCGTTCCCGCCTCCGCCATGCCGCCTTACCGCTTTCCCCGTCCCCGCCCCCGGCCGTCCCCGGGCGCCCTTGCCAGATCCTCCAGACAGATCCTCCAGACGGATCCGTCCCGTCAGTCGTCGAAGAAGGACGAGTTCACCGTCGCCACGTTGCTGATCAGCGGCGCGATGATCTGCAGGAACTTGCCGAACTCCGCCGTCGGATGGTTGGCCACGTAGAGGATGTCCTTGTCGCGCATCTCGAAGAAGCGCGCCAGGAAGAAGCCCTGCGGATCGCGCAGGCTCAGCCGGTACACCAGCGGCACCTGCTCCCCCCCCGACAGACGACCGGCAAGCTCCGGCTTGAGCGCGCGCACAAGATCCGCGTCCTCGAAGCGGAACAGGAAGATCCCGCCCGCGTCCGCCCGGTAGTCGTTCAGACCGCCCACCGTCGCCAGCGCCTCGGCCAGCGTCACGCTCTTGGTCTTGAACGCCACCAGCTGGTTCGCCTTCACCGCCCCGAAGGCCGAGAAGGTGCGCGGGCGATGCGACAGCAGCACGTTGTCGCCCGGCGCCACCAGCACGTTGTTCTCCGGATAGTCGATCAGGTGCTCAAGCCGCGTCGTCCCCGACCGCGGACCCCGCTTCAGCGTCACAACCGTCTCGTAGGTCGCAGCCCGCGGTCCGCCGGCCACCGCGACAAGCTCCAGAAGCCGCGTCTGGCGCACCGGCAGCGGATACACCCCCGGCTTGCCGACGTCACCCACCACCACCGCCGTCGAACTCTGCTTGTCGGCAACCACCACCAGGACCTGAGGCTCGACCGCCTTGCCGACCAGCTTCTGCTCGATCGACGCCCGCAGACCCTCCACCGTCAGACCCGCCGCCGCGATCCGCCCCGCATAGGGCACGAACACGTGACCCGTCTCGTCGATCACCGCGGGAACCAGCGTGCTGTCCGAATCGCCCGGCGAGAACAAACCCTCGCGCGAGGCCTCGAAGATCTTGACCTGCAGGCTGTCGCCGACCCCCAGAAGCGCCGACGACCCGCCGCCGGAGCCAACCCCGCGGAACTGGTTCGAAAACGCCAGAGGACGGTACGCCTTGATCACATCGATGTTCGACGGCTCGATCGACACAACCGCATAGGACTCAGACCCAGTCGGAACCGAACTCCCCTGCGCCGATATCTCCTCAGACGTGATCCCGATCGCCGAAGGCCCCTCACCCGGAAGCGCGCCGCAGCCCGAAAGGGCCGCCAAAAGCGCCAGAACGGCCAATATCCGCATCACGATCCCATCCCGTCGATCTGTCCCGTCCCTCCCTAGCATCCGGGACGGCCGCATCCAAGAATCGGGACGGCGGCGGGACGAGAGAGGTTACCCTATGTGCCCGGTTTACAACACCAATCGAATTCAAATCGTTAAGGCTACCGCCCGACCGGCGTGTCGGTGCCGGTCGGCGCTTTTCCGGGCCGCCGACGCGCCCTATAGTGCGGCGCGGCACCGCCCCTCCCTCCGTTCCCGAGGACGACCGACGTGACCATCGACCAGCCCCCTGCAGCGCGCGACGCCCCGGCCCCCGACGAAGCCGGGGACGTTTCCCGCGCCGTCAAGGCGATGGCCGAGGAGATGCGCGGCTGGCTGTTCGCCGCCGCCCTGCCGCGCTGGCATGCGGCCGGCATCGACCGGGAGCGCGGCGGCTTCCACGAGGCCATCGACGTGGCCACCGGCGCGGCGGTCGACGCGCCGCGCCGGGCGCGCGTGCAGCCGCGCCAGGTCTACAGCTTCCTGGAGGCCGGACGCATGGGCTGGGACGGCGACTGGCGCACGCCGGCGCGCGAAGGGCTCGCCCTGTTCCTGGAGCGCTACGGCCTCGGCGACGGCACGGTGGGCGCGCTGGTGTCGGCCGAGGGCGCCCTGCTCGACCCGGGCTTCGACCTTTACAACCAGGCCTTCGCGCTGTTCGCGCTGGCCCATGCGGCCGCGGAGGACGCCGGGCGGGCGCCGGCCTACCGCGAACGGGCGGCGCGGCTGCTCGCCCGCCTGAAGGCGGCCTGCGGCCATCCGGCCGGCGGCTTCCACGAGGGCGCGCCGGAGCGGCTGCCGCTGTGCTCAAACCCGCACATGCACCTGTTCGAGGCCGCGCTCGCCTGGGAGGCGGCCGGCGGCGGACCTGCCTGGACGGCGCTTGCCGACGAGATCGCCGGCCTGGCGCTGGAGCGCTTCATCGACGCGACGAGCGGCGGCCTGCGCGAGTTCTTCGACGCCGACTGGCGGCCGATGCCGGACGCGCGCGGGCGCATCCTGGAGCCGGGGCACCAGTTCGAATGGGCCTGGCTGCTGGTGCGCTGGGGCACGGCGCGCGGCGAGGCGCGCGCGCTGGCCGCCGCACGGCGGCTGTTTGCGATCGGCGAGGAGCACGGCGTCTGCCCCGACCGGCAGGTGGCGATGATGGCGCTCGACGAGCGCTTCGCCGTGCTCGACCCGGTGGCCCGGCTGTGGGCGCAGACCGAATGGCTGAAGGCGGCACTGGCGCTGGCGGAGATCGCGGAAGGAGCGGCGGCGCGGCGCGCCTATCTCGGCTCGGCGCTGCGCGCCGGGGCGGCGCTGCGCCCCTATCTCGACGTGCCGCTCGCCGGCCTGTGGCGCGACAAGCTGGAGGCCGACGGGCGCTTCCGCGACGAGCCGGCGCCGGCGAGTTCGTTCTACCATATCGTCTGCGCGCTCAGCGAACTGGACGCCCACGCGCGCAGGCTGTAACAGGGCGCCAGACGAGACGCCCTGACACGAGGCCTTCCCCATGAGCGAGCCCATCCTGATCGACGGCAAGGCGATCGCCGCCTCCGTGCGCGCCGAAATCACCGCCCGCGCGGCGCGGCTGGTGCGCGAGACCGGTCGGCGGCCGGGGCTCGCGGTGGTGCTGGTCGGCGAGGACCCGGCGAGCGAGGTCTACGTCCGCAACAAGGACAAGGCGGCGGAGGCCTGCGGCTTCCATTCGGTCAAGCACACGCTGCCGGCGACGACCTCGCAGGCCGAGCTCGTCGCCCTGGTGGCGCGGCTCAACGACGACGCCGACATCCACGGCATCCTGGTGCAGCTGCCGCTGCCGGACCACATCGACGCCAGCACGGTGCTGCGGCTGATCCGGCCGGACAAGGACGTCGACGGCTTCCATCCGGTCAATGTCGGCCTGCTGACGGCGGGCGAGCGCGCCAGCGCGCTGGTGCCGTGCACGCCGGCCGGCAGCCTGGTGCTGCTGAAGCGCACGCTTCCCGGCCCGCTGGCCGGGCTGGAGGCAGTGGTGATCGGGCGCTCCAACATCGTCGGCAAGCCGATGGCGAGCCTGCTGCTGGCCGAAAGCTGCACGGTGACCATCGCCCACAGCCGCACCCGCGACCTGCCCGCGGTGGTGCGGCGCGCCGACATCGTGGTCGCCGCCGTCGGCCGGCCGCAGATGGTGCGCGGCGACTGGATCAAGCCCGGCACGACGGTGATCGACGTCGGCATCAACCGCATCCCGGCGCCGGACAGGGGCGCGGGCGCGACGCGGCTGGTCGGCGACGTCGCCTTCGACGAGGCGCGCACGCGCGCCGGCGCGATCACGCCGGTGCCCGGCGGCGTCGGGCCGATGACCATCGCCATGCTGATGGCCAACACGCTGACCGCCGCCCGCCGCCAGCTCGGCCTCGCCGAGGAACCGCCGCTGTTCTGACCCGGGCGGGGGCAAAGAAGGGTGAGCTACTCCCCGACCCTTGGACAGGTTTCAGGTTGATTCAAGCAATTGCCTGGGCCTGTTCCGATCGGTTTCGATGGGATTGAAGCAGACCGCTGCGACCTTGCTGTCGGCCATGGGGAGCATGAGGCCGCTGGTGACGGTAGAAGGCGATCCACGCGTCGGCTTGCCGGCAGTCCCCGCCCGGCCGACCACCCAGGCCAAGTCGGAACAGCATGGGCGCCAAGCCTCAGCTGCACCACGCCGTGGGTCTCGCCGCCGCCTGACAGCTTTCCCTTAACCCTCTGCGGCTAGACTAAGACTTCGTTAGGGATGACGCCGGGGGTCGACCCGGGGGACGACTTTGGCGACACCCCTGGGAAGATGACCCTTGGGAATGACCCGGCGGCGGGGCAACTCGCCTTGGCGGTCTTGCCGTGCCATATAGGGCGTGGCGAGGCGTCCGCGCGGGGCGCTTCCCTGACCGAAACACCAAGGCGGCAGCAGGTGATGCGTCTACCGTCCTTCCGTTCCGGCCGCCCGCTGGCAGGCCGGCCTCGGCGCCCGGCCCCGACAGGGGCCGCCCGGCGGACGGGCGGGGTATGCGCGGACGGGCCGCATTCGGGCGGGGCGAGTTCGGGCGGGTTTTCCGCGGCCGGGCTATACGCGCGCGCGCCTCATGCGGTCGTTCTGGCGCTCGCGCTGGCGACCTGGAGCGCGTCGGCGCAGGGCTTCGAGCTGTTCGGCTTCACGCTGTTCGGCGCCGAGACGCCGGCGGAGACGGTGCCCGACGCCCTGCCCTATGCGCCGACGCTGACGCTCGCCGGCGGCGACGACGACCTCAAGGCGCTGCTGGAGGAGACCTCGCTGCTGGTCGGCGAGACGGACAATCCGCCGTCGGGCGAGGCCGGGCTGATCTCGCGCGCGCTCAACGACCTCGACCGGCTGGTCGCCCGGCTCTACACCGCC from Polymorphum gilvum SL003B-26A1 carries:
- a CDS encoding capsular polysaccharide biosynthesis protein, whose amino-acid sequence is MIRAARLADPALAPLAAAIARATGWRLRAPWLPRFATGEVLLCGLGAAAFAAARHKALARRASLVLVFPGPLPQTAAPFPAALGLIELSPDRLRDSDSLAAALRAGLADGAASTQGGEAARLLAQWRAAPPDPWYRLDPLDPQQAGLSGAVVAAQRVIGPDVPIPPEAGQTVLAPAPDGGYRIVTAGTGIDAGAGGNPLPLLRGAASLVADDETLALYARLCGWPVVAPPGSLAALIDGDGVAASVLSVLRWLDPYDGAPMAARDALDTAALLAKSWADNDRPSFCIGSQTWNHAAIRATFTGCGGSVTFCDGPEAAPTALAAAQAAGGRILSWAGKTPPELEIACAAAGVPLLRIEDGFLRSVGLGAGLARGASLAADDLGIYYDPSRPSRLEVLLETRELTADERARAAALGRAIVAARLSKYNFGRSRTHAFPADRAVVLVPGQVADDAAVRRSQSATIACASTDNVNLDLLRLARVRHPDAFLVYKPHPDVETGLRKGRIADADLAGLADHVARDANIIDLIEASDRLETFSSLSGFEALLRGKPVTVHGLPFYAGWGLSDDLTPCPRRTRRRSLDELVYLALVVYTRTIDPVSLLPCRPEYLVGRLMRQRASRWHRLRTAVLRHASWLGRRLGI
- a CDS encoding capsule biosynthesis protein, which translates into the protein MLGAADLDLGSPPLPAAALPRRFLFLQGPLCPLFRRMGELLRAAGHEVHRVNLCAGDWLHWQGPGCRSYRGRIADWRAHVGALMDDLSITDLVLHGDRRVYHRIAVECAAARGIAVAATELGYLRPGWMTIERGGLSTLSHFPTDPGHIRRIAAAAGAIDLSPRYPTSFFLEAAPDVVYNLTNVALWFLYPHFRRHTIYHPVLEYLRAGWRLLGKARRDRRAGAQIAELFASAAPFFVLPLQLEGDFQLRAHSPFASFGEVIDLVLASFAAHAPNEARLVLKTHPLDAGVEGWPDRVRRTGEALGLDDRIVFLDGGSLRPLFERTAGVVTVNSTAGLEALQASRPVKTLVPAHFDIVGMTHQGDLDGFWRAPQPPDAGLVDAYVRAIAAAIQVRGSIHNREGLEAAARNMVTRLLERSLNEPDAFVDPPPRLARARAMGVPL
- a CDS encoding capsule biosynthesis protein, with product MAEAGTGSERVFVFLQGPPSIFARTLADELELLGHRTLRVNLCPGDWLDWHDRRCTSYRGSLAGFPAWLEGFLRRVGASDLVYYADRQPYHVAAAEVAGRLGIACAAYEFGYLRPDWITLERNGMSAHSLFPDDPALILSAAAGLPAIDRRPLYPYAFWREAAAEVVYNLANVLLAPLAYRRYVRDKFYHPLAEYLRMAPRLALARWRDTNAEHLIDDLIGTGLPYYVFPLQLQSDYQLRYNAPYDHIGEAAEEVIRSFAKAAPVSARLVFKIHPLDQGIEPWRRLLKGIARRYGVRKRIYVIDGGNLNRLLEHAKGALTINSTTGIHALRVGCPTKVLGIALYDIAGLTSQGPLDAFWSDRTRPDPQLLEALERLLAASIQVKGNFYTERGRRAGARAMALRLAAGTLNQPGARVDPPPRLERARAQNIPTTFADQLATRGKTERWSRAWRG
- a CDS encoding polysaccharide biosynthesis/export family protein yields the protein MRILAVLALLAALSGCGALPGEGPSAIGITSEEISAQGSSVPTGSESYAVVSIEPSNIDVIKAYRPLAFSNQFRGVGSGGGSSALLGVGDSLQVKIFEASREGLFSPGDSDSTLVPAVIDETGHVFVPYAGRIAAAGLTVEGLRASIEQKLVGKAVEPQVLVVVADKQSSTAVVVGDVGKPGVYPLPVRQTRLLELVAVAGGPRAATYETVVTLKRGPRSGTTRLEHLIDYPENNVLVAPGDNVLLSHRPRTFSAFGAVKANQLVAFKTKSVTLAEALATVGGLNDYRADAGGIFLFRFEDADLVRALKPELAGRLSGGEQVPLVYRLSLRDPQGFFLARFFEMRDKDILYVANHPTAEFGKFLQIIAPLISNVATVNSSFFDD
- a CDS encoding AGE family epimerase/isomerase, whose amino-acid sequence is MTIDQPPAARDAPAPDEAGDVSRAVKAMAEEMRGWLFAAALPRWHAAGIDRERGGFHEAIDVATGAAVDAPRRARVQPRQVYSFLEAGRMGWDGDWRTPAREGLALFLERYGLGDGTVGALVSAEGALLDPGFDLYNQAFALFALAHAAAEDAGRAPAYRERAARLLARLKAACGHPAGGFHEGAPERLPLCSNPHMHLFEAALAWEAAGGGPAWTALADEIAGLALERFIDATSGGLREFFDADWRPMPDARGRILEPGHQFEWAWLLVRWGTARGEARALAAARRLFAIGEEHGVCPDRQVAMMALDERFAVLDPVARLWAQTEWLKAALALAEIAEGAAARRAYLGSALRAGAALRPYLDVPLAGLWRDKLEADGRFRDEPAPASSFYHIVCALSELDAHARRL
- the folD gene encoding bifunctional methylenetetrahydrofolate dehydrogenase/methenyltetrahydrofolate cyclohydrolase FolD produces the protein MSEPILIDGKAIAASVRAEITARAARLVRETGRRPGLAVVLVGEDPASEVYVRNKDKAAEACGFHSVKHTLPATTSQAELVALVARLNDDADIHGILVQLPLPDHIDASTVLRLIRPDKDVDGFHPVNVGLLTAGERASALVPCTPAGSLVLLKRTLPGPLAGLEAVVIGRSNIVGKPMASLLLAESCTVTIAHSRTRDLPAVVRRADIVVAAVGRPQMVRGDWIKPGTTVIDVGINRIPAPDRGAGATRLVGDVAFDEARTRAGAITPVPGGVGPMTIAMLMANTLTAARRQLGLAEEPPLF